One Desulfobulbus propionicus DSM 2032 DNA segment encodes these proteins:
- a CDS encoding ATP-binding protein — MRELVIISGKGGTGKTSLTAAFAALAHNSILCDADVDAADLHLLMQPAVRQRTDFMGGSKAVINPDLCTGCGTCRSLCRFGAITEAFEVDPIRCEGCGVCVDFCPEAAIDFPVQRCGEWYISETRFGPMVHARLGIAEENSGKLVSLVRKETRQLAERHGCDLMLTDGPPGIGCPVIAAIGGATALVIVVEPTVSGIHDMERVIDLAAHFKVPGMVCVNKFDLNPEMTEAIETLAAKRNAALLGRVPFDPIFTRSMVAGKTLFEFGEESPTHQRVREIWAKIINSPSMNPLGIVDFNATIQ, encoded by the coding sequence ATGCGTGAACTCGTAATCATCAGCGGCAAGGGCGGCACCGGCAAGACCAGCCTGACCGCTGCTTTTGCCGCCTTGGCCCACAACAGTATACTCTGCGACGCCGATGTCGACGCCGCCGACCTGCACCTGCTGATGCAGCCAGCAGTGCGGCAGCGCACCGACTTCATGGGCGGCAGCAAAGCCGTGATCAACCCCGACCTGTGCACCGGATGCGGGACCTGTCGTAGCCTCTGCCGCTTCGGAGCCATCACCGAAGCCTTTGAGGTCGACCCCATCCGGTGCGAGGGTTGCGGTGTTTGTGTGGATTTCTGCCCGGAGGCGGCCATCGATTTTCCGGTGCAGCGCTGCGGCGAATGGTACATCTCAGAAACCCGCTTCGGTCCCATGGTCCATGCCCGCCTGGGGATCGCCGAGGAGAACTCGGGCAAGCTGGTCAGCCTGGTGCGCAAGGAGACTCGGCAGCTCGCCGAGAGGCACGGTTGCGATTTGATGCTGACCGACGGTCCGCCGGGCATCGGCTGCCCGGTGATCGCCGCCATCGGCGGGGCCACCGCCCTGGTGATCGTGGTCGAACCGACCGTTTCCGGCATCCACGACATGGAGCGGGTGATCGATCTTGCCGCCCATTTCAAGGTGCCGGGCATGGTCTGCGTCAACAAGTTCGATCTCAACCCGGAGATGACCGAGGCCATTGAAACCCTGGCTGCCAAGCGCAACGCCGCCTTGCTTGGCCGGGTGCCCTTTGATCCAATTTTCACCCGGTCGATGGTGGCCGGCAAGACCCTGTTCGAATTCGGTGAAGAGTCGCCGACCCATCAGCGGGTGCGGGAGATCTGGGCCAAAATCATCAATTCACCGTCCATGAACCCGTTGGGGATCGTGGACTTCAACGCAACGATTCAATAA
- a CDS encoding enoyl-CoA hydratase/isomerase family protein, with the protein MGYETVSLTFADDYVAEITLNRPENLNTFNIPLAMELHQALLEIDRDDRARVALVKGAGKAFCAGIDVSFLPGKSVQEYREWIECMEAPLVTISRMRKPVIAQVHGVAAANGAGLVAAADLAIAGEKARIGLTAINVGLNCVGPVIPVSRSVGRKKALELLFFGELIPAPEAAQMGLINRVVTDGDLETEARTWAAKLAQKSPLALQHAKKAFYSAADQEYTKAFDYMNEAFARLCATDDAKEGIVAFKEKRPAVWSGK; encoded by the coding sequence ATGGGGTACGAGACTGTTTCGCTAACATTTGCCGATGATTATGTGGCCGAGATCACGCTGAATCGTCCGGAGAATCTGAACACCTTCAACATTCCGCTCGCTATGGAGCTGCACCAGGCCCTGCTGGAGATCGACCGAGACGACCGGGCGCGGGTCGCACTCGTCAAAGGCGCGGGCAAGGCCTTTTGCGCCGGTATCGACGTCAGCTTTCTTCCCGGCAAGTCGGTGCAGGAATACCGGGAATGGATCGAGTGCATGGAAGCGCCCCTGGTGACCATCAGCCGGATGCGCAAACCGGTGATCGCCCAGGTGCATGGCGTGGCCGCCGCTAACGGCGCCGGCCTGGTGGCGGCCGCCGATCTGGCCATTGCCGGCGAGAAGGCGCGCATCGGCCTGACCGCGATCAATGTCGGCCTCAACTGCGTGGGGCCGGTGATCCCGGTCAGCCGGTCGGTGGGCAGGAAAAAGGCCCTGGAGTTGCTCTTTTTCGGTGAACTCATTCCGGCCCCAGAGGCCGCACAAATGGGTCTGATCAACCGGGTGGTTACCGATGGCGACCTGGAAACCGAAGCCCGGACCTGGGCCGCCAAGCTGGCGCAAAAAAGTCCACTGGCCCTGCAACACGCCAAAAAAGCCTTCTACTCGGCCGCGGACCAGGAATACACCAAGGCCTTTGACTACATGAACGAGGCCTTTGCCCGCCTGTGCGCCACCGACGACGCCAAGGAAGGAATCGTCGCCTTCAAGGAGAAGCGCCCGGCGGTGTGGAGCGGGAAATAA
- a CDS encoding nitrite reductase (NAD(P)H) encodes MNDNHKTYLVLPHFDAGLLSPEDLEQLAALARKYRIPQTKITGAQRIAFLGMEPEALVGLRAELGIPETLPHTRNRIHYVQACPGRTWCKYGHQDALSLGERIKAIELDGPLPAKVKVGISGCRFCCCESWMRDVGLTGESKGWRFTFGGNAAGRPRIGDVVAEGLNDDEAVTLVTRTLNYYLHAARFKSRSARFMERYGIEALKKAVLE; translated from the coding sequence ATGAACGACAACCACAAGACCTATCTCGTGCTGCCTCATTTTGACGCTGGCCTGCTCAGCCCTGAAGATTTGGAACAGTTGGCCGCGCTGGCGCGGAAATACCGGATTCCGCAGACCAAGATCACCGGCGCCCAGCGGATCGCCTTCCTCGGCATGGAGCCTGAAGCCCTGGTGGGACTGCGCGCGGAACTGGGTATCCCGGAGACACTGCCCCACACCCGCAATCGGATTCATTACGTCCAGGCCTGCCCGGGACGCACCTGGTGCAAATACGGTCATCAGGACGCCTTGAGCCTGGGCGAGCGGATCAAGGCGATCGAATTGGACGGCCCCCTGCCGGCCAAGGTCAAGGTGGGGATTTCCGGCTGCCGCTTCTGTTGCTGCGAATCGTGGATGCGCGATGTCGGCCTGACCGGTGAAAGCAAGGGGTGGCGGTTCACCTTTGGCGGCAACGCCGCCGGCCGCCCGCGTATCGGCGATGTGGTTGCCGAGGGATTGAACGATGACGAAGCCGTGACCCTGGTCACCAGAACACTGAATTACTATCTCCATGCGGCCCGGTTCAAGAGCCGTTCGGCCCGATTCATGGAACGCTACGGGATCGAGGCCTTGAAAAAGGCGGTCCTCGAATAA
- a CDS encoding NifB/NifX family molybdenum-iron cluster-binding protein — protein sequence MVRLAIPSEGQGGLDGMRAGHFGHCDVFTCIDVEDGQIKQVSILPNQEHVQGGCMVPVTLLAQAGVNALVVGGIGMRPLMGFRQVGIEVYHDGVRPEIRPVVEDFIAGNLPKIADNQVCGGGGH from the coding sequence ATGGTGCGATTAGCCATTCCCTCCGAGGGACAAGGCGGGCTGGACGGCATGCGGGCCGGTCATTTCGGGCACTGCGACGTGTTTACCTGCATCGATGTCGAGGACGGCCAGATCAAGCAGGTCTCGATCCTGCCCAACCAGGAGCATGTGCAGGGCGGCTGCATGGTGCCGGTCACCCTGCTGGCCCAGGCAGGCGTCAACGCCCTGGTGGTTGGCGGCATCGGCATGCGGCCGCTGATGGGTTTTCGTCAGGTCGGCATCGAGGTCTACCACGACGGTGTCCGTCCGGAGATCCGGCCGGTGGTCGAGGACTTCATCGCCGGCAACCTGCCGAAAATCGCTGACAACCAGGTCTGCGGTGGCGGCGGTCACTGA
- a CDS encoding ATP-binding protein, translating to MIISVASGKGGTGKTTVATNLAMALGSGVELLDCDVEEPNAHLFLQPTIEHSEQVNTPIPLVNESKCTFCRKCSDICRFNALAVVGKRVLIFAELCHSCGGCMLVCPEGAITETGRELGTLDFGHRGDIRFINGRLRVGEAMSPPLIKRVRAEANPQRLTIVDAPPGTSCPVIAAMLDADFVLLVTEPTPFGLHDLRLAVAAVKLLGIPAGLVVNRADLGDDQVFAYAEVEGLPLLMAIPFDRRIAEAYSRGRLIVEELPEWREKFIQLSQRIETIVNRSTAATCVNS from the coding sequence ATGATTATCAGCGTGGCCAGCGGCAAGGGCGGTACCGGCAAGACCACGGTGGCCACCAACTTGGCCATGGCGCTTGGTAGCGGCGTGGAGCTGCTTGATTGCGATGTCGAGGAGCCCAATGCCCATTTATTTCTGCAGCCAACCATCGAGCACAGCGAGCAGGTGAACACGCCCATCCCCCTGGTGAATGAATCCAAATGCACCTTTTGCAGAAAATGCTCCGATATTTGCCGCTTCAATGCCTTGGCCGTGGTGGGCAAGCGGGTGCTAATCTTTGCCGAACTCTGTCACAGCTGCGGCGGCTGCATGCTGGTCTGCCCCGAAGGCGCGATCACCGAGACCGGACGGGAGTTGGGGACGCTCGACTTCGGCCATCGTGGCGATATCCGTTTCATCAATGGCCGGTTGCGGGTGGGCGAGGCCATGTCGCCCCCTTTGATCAAACGGGTCCGGGCCGAAGCGAACCCCCAACGGCTCACCATTGTCGACGCGCCGCCGGGCACCTCCTGTCCGGTGATTGCCGCCATGCTTGACGCGGATTTCGTCCTGCTGGTCACCGAGCCCACCCCGTTTGGCCTGCATGACCTGCGGCTGGCGGTGGCGGCGGTCAAACTGCTCGGCATTCCCGCCGGGCTGGTGGTCAACCGCGCCGACCTCGGCGACGATCAGGTCTTTGCCTACGCCGAGGTCGAGGGATTGCCGCTACTCATGGCCATCCCCTTTGACCGGCGTATCGCCGAGGCCTATTCGCGCGGCCGGCTGATCGTGGAGGAGCTGCCCGAGTGGCGCGAAAAATTCATCCAACTGTCTCAACGGATAGAAACCATCGTCAACAGGAGCACGGCGGCAACATGCGTGAACTCGTAA
- a CDS encoding methyl-accepting chemotaxis protein, whose translation MNLHSIRFKLVSGGCFAILVLLIVNGYISITNSSRALTDLAMKNAEATAKGIAVQLDKALLGELKTALAFATESTFKAVGEEVKAKGIDGAASSIQVLRQLMKTKFKTLGNNYLGIFITDAKGTLYTGELADGSEYKGSNIAERPYFQTVKQSGKPVFGDVVRSQKTGEIISVACAPVLSDSGEFLGAFGMSMKASALTHLVTDNKISETGYAFMINKDGIIIAHVVEKNVLQLDLKTLKGMETITNAMMAGKTGVEKYVYQGLDKIAGYAPIATTGWSVAATQESNEFLASVNALKRTILWIAMTSLLLAAVLIFLAATAITKPINKAVEGLKDIAQGEGDLTMRLAVTSKDEVGELATWFNVFIEKLQQIIGRISSNTQSVHLSVGELAGIAAALSKNAEHTSGRANNVATAAEEMSANLNGVAAAMEQSTTNTTMVASAAEQMTATINQIAQNAEQAHSISEKAVHQAASTSNKMAELGQAAQAIGKVTEAITEISEQTNLLALNATIEAARAGEAGKGFAVVANEIKELAKQTAAATQDIKNQIAGVQGTTQSTVEEINQITKIINSINEIVATISTAVGEQSAATGEIADNIAQASQGLAEVNENVSQSSAVAGTITQDIAGVNQAANEITGSSRQVKASADTLQQLANELQGIVNTFKI comes from the coding sequence ATGAATTTGCATTCGATCCGGTTCAAACTCGTCAGCGGGGGCTGTTTCGCCATCCTCGTGCTGTTGATCGTCAACGGCTACATCTCGATCACCAACTCCTCCCGGGCGCTGACCGACCTGGCCATGAAAAACGCCGAGGCCACGGCCAAGGGCATCGCCGTTCAGCTCGACAAGGCCTTGCTGGGAGAGCTCAAGACCGCCCTGGCCTTCGCGACGGAAAGCACCTTCAAGGCCGTGGGCGAAGAGGTCAAGGCCAAAGGCATCGACGGCGCCGCTTCGTCCATTCAGGTTCTCCGCCAGCTGATGAAGACCAAGTTCAAGACCCTGGGGAACAATTACCTGGGTATCTTTATCACCGATGCCAAGGGCACGCTTTACACCGGCGAACTGGCCGACGGCAGCGAGTACAAGGGCTCCAACATCGCCGAGCGGCCCTACTTCCAGACGGTGAAGCAAAGCGGCAAGCCCGTGTTCGGCGATGTGGTGCGTTCGCAAAAAACCGGGGAAATCATCAGTGTCGCCTGCGCGCCTGTTCTCTCGGATTCCGGCGAATTTCTCGGGGCATTCGGGATGTCGATGAAGGCCTCTGCCCTGACCCACCTGGTGACGGACAACAAAATCAGCGAAACCGGCTATGCCTTCATGATCAACAAGGACGGCATCATCATTGCCCATGTGGTGGAGAAGAATGTCCTTCAACTCGATTTGAAGACACTCAAGGGCATGGAAACCATCACCAACGCCATGATGGCGGGCAAGACCGGTGTGGAGAAATACGTTTACCAGGGACTGGACAAGATTGCCGGTTACGCGCCGATTGCCACCACCGGCTGGAGCGTGGCGGCGACGCAGGAATCGAATGAGTTTCTCGCCAGCGTCAATGCCCTGAAGCGGACCATCCTGTGGATCGCCATGACTTCCTTGCTGCTGGCCGCCGTCCTTATCTTTCTGGCGGCAACGGCAATCACCAAACCGATCAACAAGGCCGTGGAGGGACTCAAGGACATCGCCCAGGGCGAGGGCGATCTGACCATGCGCCTGGCTGTCACCTCCAAGGATGAGGTCGGCGAATTGGCCACCTGGTTCAATGTTTTCATCGAAAAACTGCAACAGATCATCGGCCGAATCAGCAGCAACACCCAGTCGGTGCATCTGTCGGTCGGCGAACTGGCCGGGATTGCCGCCGCGCTTTCCAAGAATGCCGAACATACCTCGGGTCGAGCCAACAACGTGGCCACCGCTGCCGAGGAGATGAGCGCCAACCTCAACGGCGTGGCCGCGGCCATGGAGCAATCGACCACCAACACCACCATGGTGGCCAGCGCCGCCGAACAGATGACCGCGACCATCAACCAGATCGCCCAGAACGCCGAACAGGCCCATTCGATCTCGGAAAAGGCAGTGCACCAGGCGGCCAGCACCTCGAACAAGATGGCAGAACTGGGTCAGGCGGCGCAGGCGATCGGCAAGGTCACCGAGGCGATCACCGAGATCTCCGAGCAGACCAACCTGCTGGCGCTCAACGCCACCATCGAGGCGGCCCGGGCCGGCGAGGCCGGCAAGGGCTTTGCCGTGGTCGCCAACGAAATCAAGGAACTGGCCAAACAGACCGCCGCCGCCACCCAGGATATCAAAAACCAGATCGCCGGCGTTCAGGGCACCACCCAGTCGACGGTGGAGGAGATCAACCAAATCACCAAGATTATCAACAGCATCAACGAAATCGTGGCCACCATCTCCACTGCGGTGGGTGAACAGTCGGCGGCCACCGGGGAGATCGCCGACAACATCGCCCAAGCCTCGCAGGGACTGGCCGAGGTCAACGAAAATGTCAGCCAGAGTTCAGCCGTGGCCGGCACCATCACCCAGGACATCGCCGGAGTCAACCAGGCGGCCAACGAAATCACCGGCAGCAGCCGGCAGGTCAAGGCGAGTGCCGACACCCTGCAGCAGCTGGCCAACGAGCTCCAGGGGATCGTCAACACCTTCAAGATCTGA
- a CDS encoding shikimate kinase, producing MRTNLTLIGMPGAGKSTVGIILAKNMGLGFIDTDVLIQINRQKTLQQILDESDHLTLRAIEEEEILKLNISHHVIATGGSAAYSARAMTHLQRMSIVIFLEVSFPEIERRIRNFATRGIAKAKDQTFRELFDERQLLYKRYAEITIACDGIGQEEVARRIADQVHSQDTSCT from the coding sequence ATGAGAACCAATCTGACCCTAATCGGCATGCCCGGCGCGGGTAAAAGCACCGTAGGCATCATTCTGGCCAAAAACATGGGGCTGGGCTTCATCGACACCGATGTGCTCATCCAGATCAACCGGCAAAAAACCCTGCAGCAGATTCTCGACGAAAGCGACCACCTCACCCTGCGGGCCATCGAGGAAGAGGAAATCCTCAAACTCAACATCAGCCACCATGTGATCGCCACCGGCGGCAGCGCCGCCTACAGTGCCAGGGCCATGACCCATTTGCAGCGGATGTCGATCGTCATCTTCCTTGAGGTGTCCTTCCCGGAAATCGAGCGCCGCATTCGCAACTTCGCCACCCGGGGCATCGCCAAGGCCAAGGATCAGACCTTCCGGGAACTGTTCGACGAGCGTCAGCTGCTGTACAAACGCTACGCGGAAATCACCATCGCCTGCGACGGCATCGGCCAGGAAGAGGTCGCCCGGCGCATTGCCGACCAGGTGCACAGCCAAGACACGTCTTGCACCTGA
- a CDS encoding response regulator, which yields MTIVFVAKNFSRFSILVTRLRREQDVELVPVATGAAGLEQLKNKRLDLVIVDEQLDDMSGVDFVKQLVKVNPLANTAIVGSLPDAEFHEVTEGLGVLMQLPPQPGERDAEALLAVLSKIFGLLQVPPKQEAA from the coding sequence TTGACCATTGTATTCGTAGCGAAAAATTTTTCCCGCTTCTCGATTCTGGTGACCCGTCTGCGGCGCGAACAGGACGTGGAACTGGTTCCGGTGGCCACTGGAGCCGCCGGGTTGGAGCAGCTCAAGAATAAACGCCTGGATTTGGTGATCGTCGATGAGCAGCTTGATGACATGAGCGGCGTTGATTTTGTCAAACAACTGGTGAAAGTCAACCCGTTGGCCAACACTGCCATTGTCGGTTCCCTGCCAGATGCGGAGTTCCACGAAGTCACCGAGGGGTTGGGCGTCTTGATGCAGCTGCCCCCGCAGCCGGGCGAGCGGGACGCAGAGGCACTGTTGGCCGTGCTGTCGAAGATTTTCGGGTTACTGCAAGTACCTCCCAAACAGGAGGCCGCATGA
- a CDS encoding sigma-54 interaction domain-containing protein codes for MAKQKKTRPPDGVTDIILESISDGVFTVNHEWRIMSFNRAAEEITGVPREEAIGRYCWEVFRSNMCEGDCALRKTMKEGRSFVSSSTYIINSDKKRIPISVSTAPLKSESGEILGGVETFRDNTVVEELRRELSATFRQGDMVSRSRAMKKIFAVLPQIAESDSTVLIEGETGTGKEIMARSLHDLSTRRDKPFVAINCGALPDTLLESELFGYKAGAFTNAAHDKPGYFSLADGGTILLDELGETSPAFQVKLLRVLEEREFQALGSIKKERVNVRILAATNRNLEALVEQGSFRRDLFYRINIVRLPLPPLRERKEDIPLLIERFIDKMNRLRGKMLSGIEPAALERLMAHEYPGNIRELENIIEHAFILCSQGPIGLHHLPAYLHATPLSTSAPAPVTAPPSASMSALHRATEREAILEALERNNYNRLAAARELGMHKSTLFRKVKKLQLDLPEIDGRHSGAKTSRVA; via the coding sequence ATGGCGAAACAAAAGAAAACCCGGCCGCCGGACGGCGTCACCGACATCATTCTGGAGAGTATTTCGGACGGCGTGTTCACGGTCAACCACGAATGGCGGATCATGTCGTTCAACCGGGCGGCCGAGGAGATCACCGGCGTTCCCCGCGAGGAGGCCATCGGCCGCTATTGCTGGGAGGTCTTTCGCTCCAACATGTGCGAGGGGGACTGCGCCCTGCGGAAGACCATGAAGGAAGGGCGCTCCTTTGTCAGCAGTTCGACCTACATCATCAACAGCGACAAGAAGCGCATCCCGATCAGCGTTTCCACCGCGCCGCTGAAAAGCGAATCGGGCGAAATCCTCGGCGGAGTGGAAACCTTCCGCGACAATACGGTGGTGGAGGAACTGCGCCGCGAACTGAGCGCCACCTTCCGCCAGGGCGACATGGTCAGCCGCAGCCGGGCAATGAAGAAAATCTTCGCGGTCCTGCCGCAGATTGCCGAGAGCGACTCCACGGTGCTGATCGAGGGCGAGACCGGCACCGGCAAGGAGATCATGGCCAGATCGCTCCATGACCTCTCCACCCGGCGAGACAAACCCTTTGTGGCCATCAACTGCGGCGCCCTGCCCGACACCCTGCTCGAATCCGAGCTGTTCGGCTACAAGGCCGGGGCATTCACCAATGCCGCCCACGACAAGCCGGGCTATTTCAGCCTGGCCGATGGAGGCACCATCCTGCTTGACGAATTGGGCGAGACCAGCCCGGCCTTTCAGGTCAAGTTGCTGCGGGTACTGGAGGAGCGGGAATTCCAGGCCCTGGGCAGCATCAAAAAGGAGCGGGTCAACGTGCGCATCCTGGCGGCCACCAACCGTAATTTGGAAGCCCTGGTCGAGCAGGGCAGCTTCCGCCGCGACCTCTTCTATCGGATCAATATTGTCCGCTTGCCACTGCCGCCCCTGCGCGAGCGCAAGGAAGACATCCCGCTCCTGATCGAGCGGTTCATCGACAAGATGAATCGGCTGCGCGGTAAAATGCTCAGCGGCATCGAACCCGCGGCTTTGGAACGGTTGATGGCCCACGAGTATCCGGGAAATATCCGCGAGCTGGAAAATATCATCGAGCACGCCTTTATCCTGTGTTCCCAGGGGCCGATCGGTCTTCACCACCTGCCGGCCTACCTGCACGCCACCCCTCTGTCCACGTCAGCTCCCGCCCCAGTGACCGCGCCGCCCTCGGCCTCCATGAGCGCCCTGCACCGGGCCACTGAACGGGAGGCCATCCTCGAAGCCCTAGAGCGCAACAACTACAACCGGTTGGCCGCCGCCCGCGAACTGGGCATGCACAAGTCCACCCTGTTTCGGAAAGTGAAGAAACTGCAGCTCGATCTGCCGGAGATCGACGGCCGCCATAGCGGCGCAAAGACGAGCAGGGTCGCGTGA
- a CDS encoding ATP-binding protein — MKILRKIIKIDEELCNGCGQCVPDCAEGSLQIIDGKARLVADKLCDGLGACLGSCPTGALQIIEREADEFDEEAVHQFLASKGQEEAKPAIPHGSGCPSARLQTHAPVSPCQMANVPTSQAGSALSHWPVQIRLIPPTAPFLENCDLLVAADCTAVAYAGLQQDFLAGRVVMMGCPKFDDQQLYVDRFTEIFRTRKLNSLTILIMEVPCCHAMLHIIKRAWDTAKPNFPVRHVVVSTRGELKGETTW, encoded by the coding sequence ATGAAAATATTGCGAAAAATCATTAAGATCGACGAAGAATTGTGCAACGGCTGCGGCCAGTGCGTGCCCGACTGTGCCGAAGGTTCCCTGCAGATCATTGACGGCAAGGCCCGGCTGGTGGCGGACAAACTGTGCGACGGCCTCGGCGCCTGCCTCGGCTCCTGCCCAACCGGTGCCTTGCAGATCATCGAACGCGAGGCCGATGAGTTCGACGAGGAGGCGGTCCATCAGTTCCTGGCCAGCAAAGGGCAAGAGGAGGCCAAGCCAGCGATCCCGCACGGTTCAGGCTGTCCTTCGGCCCGGCTGCAGACACATGCGCCGGTGTCGCCCTGCCAAATGGCCAACGTGCCCACCAGCCAAGCCGGGTCGGCCCTGTCGCACTGGCCGGTGCAGATCCGGTTGATACCGCCGACCGCGCCCTTTCTCGAAAATTGTGACCTATTGGTGGCCGCCGACTGCACCGCCGTGGCCTATGCCGGCCTGCAGCAGGATTTCCTTGCCGGTCGGGTGGTGATGATGGGCTGCCCCAAGTTTGATGACCAGCAACTCTATGTCGACCGCTTCACCGAGATCTTCCGCACCCGCAAGCTGAACTCGCTGACCATCCTGATCATGGAGGTGCCTTGCTGCCACGCCATGCTGCATATCATCAAAAGGGCCTGGGATACGGCCAAACCCAATTTTCCCGTCCGCCACGTGGTGGTCTCCACCCGGGGCGAACTCAAGGGCGAAACCACCTGGTAA
- a CDS encoding NifB/NifX family molybdenum-iron cluster-binding protein: MKARGPGKKIAVTVWEQRVSPVFDSARTLLIAEINGNALVGTSLLAFDPERPGELLQMLRAQQVMLIICGAVSEGPASMLEAAGVELIPFITGDVRQVLAQYLLGRPFGPEFRMPGCGKQICCRGRIRRGREIGAGSVTAGWIGGGRTGRGEKSAINEGAEKLPETPASSWKHE; encoded by the coding sequence ATGAAAGCACGAGGCCCAGGGAAAAAAATTGCCGTCACCGTCTGGGAGCAGCGGGTTTCGCCGGTGTTTGATTCGGCTCGTACCCTGTTGATCGCGGAGATCAACGGCAATGCCTTGGTCGGGACGTCCCTGCTCGCCTTTGATCCCGAACGGCCGGGAGAACTGTTGCAGATGCTTCGTGCCCAGCAGGTGATGCTGATTATCTGCGGCGCGGTGTCGGAAGGGCCGGCGTCCATGCTCGAGGCTGCGGGGGTGGAACTGATCCCCTTCATCACCGGTGACGTTCGCCAGGTCCTTGCACAGTATCTGCTGGGTCGGCCCTTTGGTCCGGAATTTCGCATGCCGGGTTGCGGCAAGCAGATCTGTTGTCGCGGCAGAATCCGGCGCGGACGGGAAATCGGGGCTGGTTCGGTCACCGCTGGGTGGATTGGTGGCGGCCGGACAGGCCGGGGCGAAAAGAGCGCCATCAACGAGGGGGCGGAGAAGCTGCCGGAAACGCCGGCATCTTCGTGGAAACACGAATGA
- a CDS encoding NifB/NifX family molybdenum-iron cluster-binding protein codes for MKIAVTSKGVLLDSEVDPRFGRAPYILIVETDTMAFEVVDNSDNVNAFKGAGIQAATMVSDKGAKVLMTGYCGPKAFATLEAAEIKVVSDVTGKVRDAVADFKAGKILYSTAANKEAHW; via the coding sequence ATGAAAATTGCGGTGACATCCAAGGGCGTCCTGCTGGACAGCGAGGTCGATCCCCGCTTTGGCCGGGCGCCGTATATCCTGATCGTCGAGACCGACACCATGGCCTTCGAGGTGGTGGATAACAGCGACAACGTCAATGCCTTCAAGGGGGCGGGCATTCAGGCGGCGACCATGGTCAGCGACAAGGGCGCCAAGGTGCTGATGACCGGCTATTGCGGCCCGAAGGCCTTCGCCACCCTGGAGGCTGCCGAGATCAAGGTGGTCAGCGACGTGACCGGCAAGGTTCGCGATGCGGTGGCCGATTTCAAGGCGGGCAAGATACTCTATTCGACGGCGGCCAACAAGGAGGCCCACTGGTAA
- a CDS encoding TetR/AcrR family transcriptional regulator has translation MDARERLITSTQALLWERGYVGTSPKAIQQRAGVGQGSMYHHFSGKSELALAAIHRCADQIRAYTEQRLSAPGTAFARIEAFLLQERQVLQGCQLGRLTADPEIVANPDLHRPVDATFVWLRQRLAEVLDEGVANGEFAVGLDVNDIAATIAGVVQGGYVLAKAAGSDEPYYSAIRGILALLAPPTRQ, from the coding sequence ATGGATGCACGGGAACGATTGATCACCTCCACCCAGGCGTTGCTCTGGGAACGGGGCTATGTGGGCACCAGCCCCAAGGCTATTCAGCAGCGCGCCGGTGTCGGCCAAGGCAGCATGTACCATCACTTCAGCGGCAAGTCCGAGTTGGCTCTGGCGGCCATCCATCGCTGCGCCGACCAGATCAGGGCCTATACCGAACAGCGCCTTTCCGCCCCGGGAACCGCCTTTGCGCGAATCGAGGCCTTTCTCCTTCAGGAACGGCAGGTTCTCCAGGGATGCCAGCTCGGCCGGCTGACGGCCGATCCCGAGATCGTTGCCAACCCTGACTTGCATCGGCCGGTCGATGCCACCTTTGTTTGGCTGCGGCAGCGTTTGGCCGAAGTGCTGGACGAGGGCGTGGCCAACGGTGAATTCGCCGTCGGACTCGATGTCAACGATATCGCCGCCACCATTGCCGGGGTGGTGCAGGGCGGCTATGTGCTGGCCAAGGCAGCGGGGTCGGATGAGCCCTACTACAGCGCGATTCGAGGAATTCTCGCCTTGCTGGCGCCGCCAACGAGGCAATGA